AAATGGCTAAAGGAACCGGCGACCGGCTCTTCGACCACCATTTCACCCAGCTGACGCATAATAAGAAAGGCGATAAAACCGGCAATGGCGTAACCCAGAATAATACCCGGACCGGCAGACTGAATAACCGATGCGCTGCCCAGGAACAGGCCGGTACCGATAGCGCCACCGAGAGCGATAAGCTGAATATGGCGGTTTTTAAGGCCGCGCTTCAGCTGATCGCCATGCTGTTGACCATCCATTATGAAACCTCGTGTGTGGTTGTTATGTTCACGCTCTGGCGTGTGTAATTATGAAATTCCATTTCATGTATTTATTAGTTTACGGTTCAATTGGCTGAAAAAACCGGATGTGTCTTCCGTATTCGGAAGAATAGTGTTAAGCGACGGCGAATGCACCTGCTTTATGCGCGGAGAAAGCGAGTTCGAATAAAAAGAAAGCATTTGTAAATCGTCCCGTTTAAGTCCCTTTATCAACCTATAGAATAAAAATGCTCCATAAGTGGGCAGTTTTTCATGTTTTGCTCCGCTAAATCGGTTCAGATCGCACTTTTCACCGTTTCGATAAAGTTAAAACTGCCTCCTTAGGAGTAATCAATTCATTTGTGCAGAGTTACATTTTTGAAACGTTATTTCTGTAAGGTTGTTAAAATAAGCAGGGTTTACTGATTTCAATCAAAACCAATATGGACAGAAGGTGAATACTTTGTTACTTTAGCGATACGAATATGAAATTGGTAAGACCAATTGACTCCGGGCAAAAAGGCGTAAGACAGGGAATATGGCCTACAGCAAAATTCGCCAACCAAAATTATCCGATGTGATTGAGCAGCAGCTGGAGTTTTTGATCCTTGAGGGGACCCTGCGCCCCGGTGAAAAACTGCCACCTGAACGCGAACTGGCTAAACAGTTCGACGTTTCCCGTCCCTCGCTGCGTGAGGCGATTCAACGTCTCGAAGCCAAGGGCCTACTGCTTCGTCGCCAGGGTGGCGGAACCTTTGTGCAAAACAGCCTGTGGCAGAGCTTCAGCGACCCGTTAGTGGAGCTGCTCTCCGACCACCCAGAATCCCAGTTCGATCTGCTTGAGACCCGTCACGCGCTTGAAGGCATCGCGGCTTACTACGCGGCGCTGCGCAGCAACGATGAAGATCGTGAACGTATTCGCGAACTCCATCAGGCCATTGAACGGGCCCAGCAGTCCGGCGATCTCGACGCCGAGTCCGACGCCGTCGTCCAGTATCAAATTGCCGTCACAGAAGCAGCCCACAACGTGGTGCTCCTCCATCTGCTACGCTGCATGGAGCCAATGCTTGCCCAGAACGTTCGTCAAAATTTTGAATTGTTGTATGCCCGTCGGGAGATGCTCCCGCTGGTCAGCAACCATCGCACCCGAGTATTCGAGGCGATAATGGCCGGGGAGCCGGAGCAGGCGCGTGAAGCGTCGCACCGTCACCTGGCTTTCATTGAGGAAATCTTGCTGGACCGCAGCCGTGAACAGAGTCGTCGAGAACGTTCACTGCGCCGCATACAGCAACGAAAGGATTAAGCGCCAGTTTTTTTAGAGCGCGGCAACTAAACGCAGAACCTGTCTTATTGTGTTCTTGCCCAAGAATACAATGGGACAGGTTCCAGACAAATCAACGTATTAGATAGATAAGGAATACCCCCATGTCAGAACGTCTCCAAAATGACGTGGATCCGATCGAAACTCGCGACTGGCAACAGGCGATCGAATCGGTCATCCGTGAAGAAGGTGTTGAGCGTGCTCAGTATCTGATTGAACAGATGCTTTCTGAAGCCCGCAAAGGTGGCGTGAAAGTAGCTGCAGGTGCAGGGGCTAACAACTACGTAAACACGATTGCCGTCGAAGACGAACCGGAATACCCGGGCAATCTGGATCTGGAACGCCGCATCCGTTCTGCAATTCGCTGGAACGCCATCATGACCGTTCTGCGCGCGTCCAAAAAAGATCTGGAGCTGGGCGGCCACATGGCTTCCTTCCAGTCTTCTGCAACCGTTTATGAAGTGTGCTTCAACCACTTCTTCCGCGCGCGCACCGAGAAAGACGGCGGCGACCTGGTGTACTTCCAGGGCCACATCTCTCCGGGCGTGTACGCACGTGCGTTCCTGGAAGGTCGTCTGACTGAAGAGCAGATGAACAACTTCCGTCAGGAAGTTCACGGTAAAGGCCTGTCTTCTTACCCGCACCCGAAACTGATGCCAGAATTCTGGCAGTTCCCGACTGTGTCTATGGGTCTGGGTCCAATCGGTGCGATCTACCAGGCTAAGTTCCTGAAATATCTGGAACACCGTGGTCTAAAAGACACCTCCCAGCAGACCGTTTACGCCTTCCTGGGCGACGGCGAAATGGATGAGCCAGAATCTAAAGGTGCGATCACCATCGCGACCCGTGAGAAGCTGGACAACCTGTGCTTCATCATCAACTGTAACCTGCAGCGTCTGGATGGTCCGGTAACCGGTAACGGCAAGATCATCAACGAACTGGAAGGCATCTTCGCAGGTGCTGGCTGGAACGTGATTAAAGTCATGTGGGGCGGTCGTTGGGATGAGCTGCTGCGTAAAGACACCAGCGGTAAACTGCTCCAGCTGATGCAGGAAACCGTTGATGGCGACTACCAGACCTTCAAATCCAAAGACGGTGCCTACGTTCGTGAGCACTTCTTCGGTAAATATCCTGAGACCGCAGCCCTGGTTGCAGACTGGACTGACGATCAGATCTGGGCCCTGAACCGTGGTGGTCACGATCCGAAGAAAGTCTACGCTGCACTGAAAAAAGCGCAGGAAACCAAAGGCAAAGCAACTGTAATCCTGGCTCATACCGTTAAAGGTTATGGCATGGGTGACACTGCCGAAGGGAAAAACATCGCGCACCAGGTTAAGAAAATGAACATGGACGGCGTGCGTTATATCCGCGACCGTTTCAACGTTCCAGTGACCGACGAGCAGGTTGAAAACCTCTCTTACATCACCTTCCCGGAAGGTTCGGAAGAGCACACCTATCTGCACGCGCAGCGTCAGAAACTGAACGGCTACCTGCCGTCCCGTCAGGTGAACTTCACTGAGAAACTGGAACTGCCAGCGCTGGAAGACTTCTCTCAGCTGCTGGAAGAGCAGAACAAAGAGATCTCC
This Leclercia sp. S52 DNA region includes the following protein-coding sequences:
- the pdhR gene encoding pyruvate dehydrogenase complex transcriptional repressor PdhR; amino-acid sequence: MAYSKIRQPKLSDVIEQQLEFLILEGTLRPGEKLPPERELAKQFDVSRPSLREAIQRLEAKGLLLRRQGGGTFVQNSLWQSFSDPLVELLSDHPESQFDLLETRHALEGIAAYYAALRSNDEDRERIRELHQAIERAQQSGDLDAESDAVVQYQIAVTEAAHNVVLLHLLRCMEPMLAQNVRQNFELLYARREMLPLVSNHRTRVFEAIMAGEPEQAREASHRHLAFIEEILLDRSREQSRRERSLRRIQQRKD
- the aceE gene encoding pyruvate dehydrogenase (acetyl-transferring), homodimeric type, encoding MSERLQNDVDPIETRDWQQAIESVIREEGVERAQYLIEQMLSEARKGGVKVAAGAGANNYVNTIAVEDEPEYPGNLDLERRIRSAIRWNAIMTVLRASKKDLELGGHMASFQSSATVYEVCFNHFFRARTEKDGGDLVYFQGHISPGVYARAFLEGRLTEEQMNNFRQEVHGKGLSSYPHPKLMPEFWQFPTVSMGLGPIGAIYQAKFLKYLEHRGLKDTSQQTVYAFLGDGEMDEPESKGAITIATREKLDNLCFIINCNLQRLDGPVTGNGKIINELEGIFAGAGWNVIKVMWGGRWDELLRKDTSGKLLQLMQETVDGDYQTFKSKDGAYVREHFFGKYPETAALVADWTDDQIWALNRGGHDPKKVYAALKKAQETKGKATVILAHTVKGYGMGDTAEGKNIAHQVKKMNMDGVRYIRDRFNVPVTDEQVENLSYITFPEGSEEHTYLHAQRQKLNGYLPSRQVNFTEKLELPALEDFSQLLEEQNKEISTTIAFVRALNVMLKNKSIKDRLVPIIADEARTFGMEGLFRQIGIYSPNGQQYTPQDREQVAYYKEDEKGQILQEGINELGAGASWLAAATSYSTNNLPMIPFYIYYSMFGFQRIGDLCWQAGDQQARGFLVGGTSGRTTLNGEGLQHEDGHSHIQSLTIPNCISYDPSYAYEVAVIMHDGLTRMYGEAQENIYYYITTLNENYHMPAMPAGAEEGIRKGIYKLETVAGSKGKVQLLGSGSILRHVREAAQILANDYGVGSDVYSVTSFTELARDGQDCERWNMLHPLETPRVPYIAQVMNDAPAVASTDYMKLFAEQVRTYVPADDYRVLGTDGFGRSDSRENLRHHFEVDASYVVVAALGELAKRGEIDKKVVADAITKFNIDAEKVNPRLA